The proteins below come from a single Drosophila suzukii chromosome X, CBGP_Dsuzu_IsoJpt1.0, whole genome shotgun sequence genomic window:
- the btd gene encoding transcription factor btd isoform X2 produces MIDAACNYLNPYAQQQTQQQQQSQQQQAQQQHHLHMQQAQHHLHLSQQQQQHMQHLPQQQQQQQQLQQQLQQQQQQQQQQPQPHDFLSAAALLSAPSSLSGSSSSGSSSGSSPIYGRSVGKPAMKLELPYPQASSTGTASPNSSIQSAPSSASVSPSIFPSPAQSFASISASPSTPTSTSTLVPPTSAGGVGGGTGAIAGSTSSSPSSSSAASAAAAAAAAAAAAADLGAAAVASAAYGWNTAYPGLGAPSQFPYAQYASDYYGNAVGMSSSAAWFSHQERLYQPWSSQSYPGFNFDDIAFQTQLQRRSVRCTCPNCTNEMSGLPPIVGPDERGRKQHICHIPGCERLYGKASHLKTHLRWHTGERPFLCLTCGKRFSRSDELQRHGRTHTNYRPYACPICSKKFSRSDHLSKHKKTHFKDKKSKKALAAEAKEQAAAAIKLEKKEKKAGKPPLTPPVEFKQEQPEQTAPLVNYAPYANLYQQATSSSANPPPPPPPLFQQHHHHHQSSSTTTSYVEPWSSRAIQPATTSASSSSSSSAGSPAAAAVVSATGSASSPAASATAALAQHHYAALAMQSESQLAAEYGLTMSGLASGASQDSSSSCHMKSEYAASYPAEFGAGTASYGYPHPHPHHHNAWAAAYHPHATA; encoded by the exons ATGATCGATGCGGCCTGCAACTACTTGAATCCCTACGCGCAGCAGCAGacgcaacagcagcagcagtcgcaacagcagcaggcgCAACAGCAGCATCATCTGCACATGCAGCAGGCGCAACATCACCTGCACTtgtcgcagcagcagcaacagcacatGCAACACTTgccgcaacagcagcagcagcagcaacaactgcagcagcaactgcaacaacagcagcagcaacagcaacagcagccgCAGCCACATGACTTCCTCAGCGCCGCCGCCCTGCTGTCCGCCCCCTCGTCCCTCTCCGGCTCATCGAGTTCCGGCTCAAGTTCCGGCAGCTCACCCATCTACGGCCGTTCCGTTGGCAAGCCGGCCATGAAGCTGGAGCTGCCCTATCCGCAGGCCTCCTCCACGGGCACCGCCTCGCCCAACTCCAGCATCCAGTCGGCGCCCTCATCGGCCTCCGTCTCGCCCAGCATCTTCCCATCGCCCGCCCAGTCATTCGCCTCCATCTCGGCCAGTCCCTCCACGCCCACCAGCACCAGCACTTTGGTGCCACCCACCTCGGCGGGCGGAGTGGGTGGTGGAACGGGAGCGATTGCGGGATCCACATCCTCGTCGCCGTCGTCCTCATCGGCGGCATCcgcggcagcggcggcggcagcagcggcagctgcagcagcggaCCTGGGAGCAGCGGCGGTCGCCAGTGCCGCCTACGGCTGGAACACCGCCTACCCCGGATTGGGAGCCCCAAG TCAGTTCCCGTATGCCCAGTACGCCTCCGATTACTACGGCAATGCGGTGGGCATGTCCTCCTCGGCGGCCTGGTTCTCGCACCAGGAGCGCCTCTACCAGCCCTGGAGCTCCCAGAGCTATCCGGGCTTCAACTTCGACGACATCGCCTTCCAGACCCAGCTGCAGCGGCGCTCCGTTCGCTGCACGTGCCCCAACTGCACGAACGAGATGAGCGGACTGCCGCCGATTGTGGGTCCCGACGAGCGCGGTCGCAAGCAGCACATCTGCCACATTCCCGGCTGCGAGCGGCTGTACGGCAAGGCCTCCCACTTGAAGACCCACCTGCGGTGGCACACCGGCGAACGGCCCTTCCTCTGCCTCACCTGCGGCAAGCGCTTCTCGCGCTCCGACGAACTGCAGCGGCACGGCCGGACGCACACCAATTACCGCCCATACGCCTGCCCCATTTGCTCCAAGAAGTTCTCGCGCAGCGATCACCTCAGCAAGCacaagaagacccatttcaagGACAAGAAGAGCAAGAAGGCCCTGGCCGCCGAGGCCAAGGAGCAGGCTGCCGCGGCGATAAAGCTGGAGAAGAAGGAGAAGAAGGCGGGCAAGCCGCCACTCACCCCGCCCGTGGAGTTCAAGCAGGAGCAGCCGGAGCAGACGGCACCGCTGGTCAACTATGCGCCCTATGCGAATCTCTACCAGCAGGCCACCTCCTCATCCGCCAATcctccaccaccaccgccGCCACTCTTCCagcagcatcatcatcatcatcagtcGTCGTCGACGACGACGAGCTACGTGGAGCCCTGGAGCAGCCGTGCCATACAACCAGCCACTACCTCAGCCAGTTCATCCTCATCATCCAGCGCCGGTTCGCCGGCGGCAGCGGCCGTCGTCTCCGCCACCGGATCGGCATCTTCCCCGGCCGCCTCCGCCACGGCGGCACTGGCCCAGCATCACTATGCCGCCCTGGCCATGCAGAGTGAGTCCCAGCTGGCGGCGGAATACGGGCTGACCATGAGCGGACTGGCCAGCGGGGCCAGCCAGGACTCCAGCTCCAGTTGCCACATGAAGTCCGAGTATGCGGCCAGCTATCCGGCTGAATTTGGAGCGGGCACCGCCAGCTACGGCTATCCTCATCCGCATCCACACCATCACAACGCCTGGGCAGCGGCCTATCATCCGCATGCCACCGCCTAG
- the LOC108015068 gene encoding brain acid soluble protein 1: MHACVCCCSTNNNCNNNNNNINNKNNDGSSNNSSSNKNKLQLGVVGEEESTTQVKRKEESRKQAKAQEEEHQRKEEEKEHQEKVEELSAGQSASGGDNDNDLNGSATRRRWWLRGPPGSAEAADEEGEREGAAGGEGEGAAGAGAGAGGVGAGATTTTAARWWSPSPTQSPPGDVAVTIAPVTLLLSLQRQLIVGAATTAAAAAAAAAATSLATNTSATTATTSSIKLKIPKHQYQIPILASHAF; this comes from the coding sequence ATGCACGCGTGTGTCTGCTGCTGTTCGACAAACAACAattgcaacaacaacaacaataatattaacaacaagaacaacgacggcagcagcaacaacagcagcagcaacaaaaacaaactgcAGCTAGGAGTTGTAGGAGAAGAAGAATCCACCACACAGGTCAAGCGGAAGGAGGAAAGCAGGAAGCAGGCGAAGGCGCaggaggaggagcaccagaggaaggaggaggagaaggagCACCAGGAGAAGGTGGAGGAGTTGTCTGCTGGCCAAAGCGCCAGTGGCGGCGACAACGACAACGATCTCAACGGCTCCGCAACGAGGAGGCGGTGGTGGCTGCGCGGTCCTCCAGGATCAGCGGAAGCGGCAGACGAAGAAGGTGAAAGAGAGGGTGCAGCAGGAGGAGAAGGTGAAGGtgcagcaggagcaggagcaggtgCAGGAGGAGTGGGTGCGggagcgacgacgacaacAGCAGCGCGGTGGTGGTCTCCATCTCCAACACAATCTCCGCCAGGTGACGTTGCGGTGACGATAGCGCCGGTGACGTTGTTGCTTTCGTTGCAGCGGCAACTAATCGTTggagcagcaacaacagcagcagcagcagcagcagcagcagcagcaacatcctTAGCAACAAACACctcagcaacaacagcaacaacctCCTCTATCAAGTTGAAGATCCCAAAACACCAATACCAAATCCCAATCCTCGCCAGCCACGCCTTTTGA
- the btd gene encoding transcription factor btd isoform X1, which yields MIDAACNYLNPYAQQQTQQQQQSQQQQAQQQHHLHMQQAQHHLHLSQQQQQHMQHLPQQQQQQQQLQQQLQQQQQQQQQQPQPHDFLSAAALLSAPSSLSGSSSSGSSSGSSPIYGRSVGKPAMKLELPYPQASSTGTASPNSSIQSAPSSASVSPSIFPSPAQSFASISASPSTPTSTSTLVPPTSAGGVGGGTGAIAGSTSSSPSSSSAASAAAAAAAAAAAAADLGAAAVASAAYGWNTAYPGLGAPRSQFPYAQYASDYYGNAVGMSSSAAWFSHQERLYQPWSSQSYPGFNFDDIAFQTQLQRRSVRCTCPNCTNEMSGLPPIVGPDERGRKQHICHIPGCERLYGKASHLKTHLRWHTGERPFLCLTCGKRFSRSDELQRHGRTHTNYRPYACPICSKKFSRSDHLSKHKKTHFKDKKSKKALAAEAKEQAAAAIKLEKKEKKAGKPPLTPPVEFKQEQPEQTAPLVNYAPYANLYQQATSSSANPPPPPPPLFQQHHHHHQSSSTTTSYVEPWSSRAIQPATTSASSSSSSSAGSPAAAAVVSATGSASSPAASATAALAQHHYAALAMQSESQLAAEYGLTMSGLASGASQDSSSSCHMKSEYAASYPAEFGAGTASYGYPHPHPHHHNAWAAAYHPHATA from the exons ATGATCGATGCGGCCTGCAACTACTTGAATCCCTACGCGCAGCAGCAGacgcaacagcagcagcagtcgcaacagcagcaggcgCAACAGCAGCATCATCTGCACATGCAGCAGGCGCAACATCACCTGCACTtgtcgcagcagcagcaacagcacatGCAACACTTgccgcaacagcagcagcagcagcaacaactgcagcagcaactgcaacaacagcagcagcaacagcaacagcagccgCAGCCACATGACTTCCTCAGCGCCGCCGCCCTGCTGTCCGCCCCCTCGTCCCTCTCCGGCTCATCGAGTTCCGGCTCAAGTTCCGGCAGCTCACCCATCTACGGCCGTTCCGTTGGCAAGCCGGCCATGAAGCTGGAGCTGCCCTATCCGCAGGCCTCCTCCACGGGCACCGCCTCGCCCAACTCCAGCATCCAGTCGGCGCCCTCATCGGCCTCCGTCTCGCCCAGCATCTTCCCATCGCCCGCCCAGTCATTCGCCTCCATCTCGGCCAGTCCCTCCACGCCCACCAGCACCAGCACTTTGGTGCCACCCACCTCGGCGGGCGGAGTGGGTGGTGGAACGGGAGCGATTGCGGGATCCACATCCTCGTCGCCGTCGTCCTCATCGGCGGCATCcgcggcagcggcggcggcagcagcggcagctgcagcagcggaCCTGGGAGCAGCGGCGGTCGCCAGTGCCGCCTACGGCTGGAACACCGCCTACCCCGGATTGGGAGCCCCAAG AAGTCAGTTCCCGTATGCCCAGTACGCCTCCGATTACTACGGCAATGCGGTGGGCATGTCCTCCTCGGCGGCCTGGTTCTCGCACCAGGAGCGCCTCTACCAGCCCTGGAGCTCCCAGAGCTATCCGGGCTTCAACTTCGACGACATCGCCTTCCAGACCCAGCTGCAGCGGCGCTCCGTTCGCTGCACGTGCCCCAACTGCACGAACGAGATGAGCGGACTGCCGCCGATTGTGGGTCCCGACGAGCGCGGTCGCAAGCAGCACATCTGCCACATTCCCGGCTGCGAGCGGCTGTACGGCAAGGCCTCCCACTTGAAGACCCACCTGCGGTGGCACACCGGCGAACGGCCCTTCCTCTGCCTCACCTGCGGCAAGCGCTTCTCGCGCTCCGACGAACTGCAGCGGCACGGCCGGACGCACACCAATTACCGCCCATACGCCTGCCCCATTTGCTCCAAGAAGTTCTCGCGCAGCGATCACCTCAGCAAGCacaagaagacccatttcaagGACAAGAAGAGCAAGAAGGCCCTGGCCGCCGAGGCCAAGGAGCAGGCTGCCGCGGCGATAAAGCTGGAGAAGAAGGAGAAGAAGGCGGGCAAGCCGCCACTCACCCCGCCCGTGGAGTTCAAGCAGGAGCAGCCGGAGCAGACGGCACCGCTGGTCAACTATGCGCCCTATGCGAATCTCTACCAGCAGGCCACCTCCTCATCCGCCAATcctccaccaccaccgccGCCACTCTTCCagcagcatcatcatcatcatcagtcGTCGTCGACGACGACGAGCTACGTGGAGCCCTGGAGCAGCCGTGCCATACAACCAGCCACTACCTCAGCCAGTTCATCCTCATCATCCAGCGCCGGTTCGCCGGCGGCAGCGGCCGTCGTCTCCGCCACCGGATCGGCATCTTCCCCGGCCGCCTCCGCCACGGCGGCACTGGCCCAGCATCACTATGCCGCCCTGGCCATGCAGAGTGAGTCCCAGCTGGCGGCGGAATACGGGCTGACCATGAGCGGACTGGCCAGCGGGGCCAGCCAGGACTCCAGCTCCAGTTGCCACATGAAGTCCGAGTATGCGGCCAGCTATCCGGCTGAATTTGGAGCGGGCACCGCCAGCTACGGCTATCCTCATCCGCATCCACACCATCACAACGCCTGGGCAGCGGCCTATCATCCGCATGCCACCGCCTAG